The DNA window AATCGTTGAAAACGCGCAGGCCCGCGGCGATAAAAACGTGCTGGCGATTTCATCCGGCACTGCAATGCAGATAATGATTTCAGATTTAACGGACGATAGCGCGAAAAACAAACCACTCGCCAATGCTGCCGTGGTTAAAATTGTTTATAAAGACGGAAAATATACCGTTCCTGAAATCGGCACCATGAAATATGTCGAAGCCGGAAAACAATCTCTCGATAAAAAATAAAACCAGCATTTAGTTATTCATTACTGCAGGCTGCAGGCGAAATTGTCTCGCCCGGATCGCTGCGTCCCTACTCTGGGGTTTATTATGAAAATCAATACAATTACAGTCGCCATTATGATGCTGGCTATTCCCACCAGCGTCTGGTCCTCCACGACCAAAAACAGCATTCAAGAACGCGATATGGTTAATACCGTGCTCGACGACCCGTTATTTAGCCAGTCGCACATGTCCTTATCTTTTAAAAACTACTGGAAATATCTCAAGGAAGAAGAAACCGAGCCGAAAAAGGTCCATAACGCCTGGGGTCAGGGCGTCGCAGTGGATTACCAGTCAGGTTATTTTGCCGATATTATCGGTTTTGATGCCACCTACTACGGGGCGATGAAACTCGGTGCCAGCGATTACTTTAACTCCCGTGGCGTACTCTACAATGACGGCAGCGGTAATAAAAAAAGTAACGCCGAAGGTTTTTCAAAAATTGGCCAACGCAACGTCAAGCTGCAATACCGCCTTGAGGATATCAACCTGAATGCCCGCTGGGGCTGGCAGACGATGAAAAACTACGGCGTCATCTCCAATTCCACCCGCCTCTCACCGACGACCTATTTAGGCTGGACCGGCGCGGTGAACTATGGTCCGTTTACGCTACGCGGTGCGTACATCGAAAGCTCGATGGATCGCAACTCGCCGGATAAGAAACGATTTCAGACCAATAGCGGACAATATATTAACCACATCGCCAGCGGCGACATTCTGTGGCAAAGCGAGCTCTTGAACATGCAGTACGCCTATGGTGAAAGCGATAACTATCTGCGCCGCCATATCCTGTTCACTAATCTTAAGCCAATGAAAGCACTGAATATTGGTACCCAGGTGTACGCCACCCATGCGCTGGATGAGTACAAAAACATGCCGGCCAATAAGCGTGATTTTGACGACGACGCCTGGCATATCGCTATGGACGTTAAGTGGCAGGCCGACAACTGGAGCACCAAATGGGGTCTTGGCTATACCGATGCCAATAAGGCTAATGAAGTGGGATTCTATCCACGTCACATGAGCAAAAACTCGCGCGGCACCTTTACCTCAATGGCCTATGCAGGTAATGACTATATGCGCGACGGCGAACTGGTGCTCTCCAATATGTCGGATTACAACCTGACGCCAGAGCTGGCTATCGGCCTGGCCGGTAACATTGCCCAGTTTAACTACCGTGGCAACCATGTTCGTACTGGCGAAATCAACGCCTTTAGCCGCTGGGTGCCAACGCATCCGAGGCTGAAAAACCTCACCGTCTGGGCGATGTTCGGACCGGGCTGGTCTTATAAAATGAATGGCAAAACCCCGGTGCTGACCGACGGCCATTACAGCCGGGCCAACTCGCTCTCCTCGGAAGTCATTATCGAATATAAGTTTAATCTGTTCTGATATGCTCGCCCCGCCGCCATTGGCGGGGCAAACCTTCACAAATTACTTCTTCACATCATTGAGTTCATCGTTATAGCTTTCCCGCGTCACGCATACGCAGAGGATAGTAATCAGCGCCATACAGGCAAGGAACAGCGAGATAGGCCACGACTCGCCGCCGGACCACACCAGCAGTAAAGTGCCGATCATCGGCGTTAAGCCGCCAACGATATTCGCCAACTGGAAACCTAACGACACGCCGGTATAGCGCACACTGGTGTCAAATAGCTCCGAAAAGAAGGCCGGCTGAACACTGAACATCATCCCCAGCCCAATGGAATAACAGAAGGTGGTGGCGAACATAAACATTTTCACCGAGCCAGAATCGATCATCCAGAACAGCGGGAAGGCAAAGATCAGCGTGATGGCAGCCCCTGCAAGATACACCGGGCGACGGCCAATTTTATCGGATAGCCAGCCAAAGAATGGGAAGGTAAAGATACCAACGAAGCTAGCTAACAGCAGGCCATTTAGCGCCGTTTCACGGGTGAAGTTCAGCTCTCTGGTGACGTACGACATGAAGAACGCCACCGTCAACCAACCCAGCACAATCTCCCCCATGCGCATGCCCATTGCCAGAAACACCGCTTTGCGATGGTGCTTCAGCACGGCGAGAATCGGAAACTGTTGTTCCGCCGCTTTCGGCGCGTTCTGCTGCTGTTTCTGATTTTCCTGGAATACCGGCGTCTCTTCAATGCGCGAACGGATAAACATGCCGACAAACAGCAACGCGATACTTAGCAGGAAAGGCACGCGCCAGCCCCAGGACATCAGGTCATCTTCCGGCAGCATCACCACCAGCGCGAAAACGGCAGTCGCAATAAACAATCCAAGCACGTTACCTAACTGGACAAAAGTACCAAAAAAGCCACGACGATTGCGTGGCGCATATTCGGTGATAAGCGTGGTCGCCCCGCCCCACTCGCCGCCGATGGCGAATCCCTGACAGAGACGCAGAAAAATCAAGATCAGCGGCGCGGCGTTGCCGATGGTGTCATAGCTGGGGATGAGTCCAATGCAGAACGTCGAGATCCCCATAATCATCAGCGATAGCACCAGCGATTTTTTTCGGCCAATCTTATCGCCGTAGTGGCCAAAAACGATGGCCCCGATGGGGCGGCTCACAAAGGTGATTGACAGCGTCAGGAAGGATACCAGCAGCGCCATCAGCGGTGAGAGATTGGGGAAAAAGAGCGACGGGAACACCAACGCGGCGGCGGTACCGTAAATAAAAAAGTCATAGAACTCGATGGTTGTGCCGGATAAACCTGAGCCTAGCACGGTGATCAGCTTTCTTCGTTCATGCTTTTGTAGCGATGTTTGTTCGTCTTTTGCAGGGGCAATGGCTGGCGAGGTAAGCATAGTCATCATTAAATCCTCTGTCCTGAATCATTATTGTTAAATCGGGCGGCGCCTGGCTAACCGCAGTGGCGAAGGGAAAATCGCCAGCAAGCTAACTCGAATTAGCTAATTATAACAAGATACAGAGATTCACAACGTGAATGCTAAAAGAGTGTGACCAGGATCGGTTAAATTTTAACACTCATGCAAATCACCGATGCCGGTAAGGCGATCTAAAAAAAGACATAACCCATTAAAAATAAATGAAATACTAGTTAATTAGTGTTCAAGAATAATCAATCCACTTCTCTTCACCTTTTTTTCCACCGCCTAAACGCTTTTACAGGCATTTGTCCTCCCACACTCAGAACAAATTAAATAAAAACTTAAATATCAATATTTTAATAAAACAATATTGATAGCCATCACAAAATCCCGGTAAAGGGTTTGTCCCTATCTTTTTTTTACCCTAATTTGCTAATTCGAGTTAGCTAATGAAATCAGCAACCAAAGAAGCGGCTGATACGGCACGAAACCATGCGCAGCACGATGAACGATAACTAAGCTACCTATCCCCTACAGGAGAAATTCACATGTTGAATTTAACGTTACCCGCGGAAGCCGAGTTTATTACCCCGAAATCAGGCGAAGTTTTGATGGTCACCAATGCGGATCTCCGCGAACCGGCTAACGTCACCTGCTGGCCCACACAAAAATTATTTGAACAACGTCTGGAAGCGGCGCTGGAAACATTAGGCTATCGGCTACGGCGCGCCCATCCGGTCAATGAGAGCCGCGGTCACGGGTTTATCAGCAGCCAGAAGGAAGGTAGCGATCTGTTCGCCCAAATAGATCCGGATGCACCGGTTATCGTCCTGCTGACCGCCTGGCAATACTCTCACCATCTTGCCCCTTCACTAGTGCATCACCGTGGCCCCATTTTGCTGCTCGCCAATTTCGATGGCACCTGGCCGGGCCTGGTCGGCATGCTCTGCATGGCCGGATGCCTCACCAGCCTTGAGCGTAACTACTCGCGGCTATGGTCCGAAACCTTTGCCGATGACGCGTTTATTCGCGGCTTAGAGACCTGGCTGCGCGATGGCCACCTCAGCCATAAGCTCGGCTATTTGCATCCGGTCGCCCCCAGCGCACCGCTGCTGGCCAGCGAAGCCGGGCAGATTGGCGTCAAAGTTGGGCAGTCGATCCTCAAACATAAAGCCATTGTCGGCCTGTTCGACACCTTCTGTATGGGGATGATCAACGGTGTCTTCCCGCAAAAAGCGATGATCGATGTGGGGATGCCGGTGGAGTCGCTATCGCAATCGGCGCTGCTGGTTGAGATGAATAAAGTACCGGCCGCCCTGCGCGAAGCCTGCCTCGACTGGTACGAAACTCGCGGAATGCAGTTTAAATTCGGCCCTGACAGTGCGCAGGATCTCACCCGGGAGCAGGTGCTGGAACAGTGTGCAATGATGATAGCTATGGCGCGTTTCGTGAAGCGATTCGGGCTGACGGCGGTTGGCGTGCAGTATCAACAGGGGCTCAAAGACAGCTGTGCGGCCTCTGATTTTGCAGAGGGCGCTATCGGCAACGCCGAGCGCTTCCCGATCCCGGATGAGCACGGCGAGATTATCTGCCCGGATGCGCCAATCCCCTGCATCAACGAGGTGGATATGGGCAGCGCCATCCCGCAGGTAATGCTGGCGAAGCTGCTCGGCGCGCTGGGTATGGAGAGCGAAACCACCCTCCACGATATCCGCTGGGGTAGCGAATACAACGGCACATTTTATTGGGATCTGGAGATCTCCGGCGCGGTCCCGTTCGCCCATCTGAAAGGCGGGATCGCCGGAGCCACCGGCTATCGCCAGCCGCCGATGTTCTTCCCCTACGGTGGTTCAACTATCGCCGGGCAGGGCAAAGCCGGACGCTTTATCTGGGCGCGCGCGCACTATGAAGGCACTCAGGTGATCCTGCATATCGGCACCGGTACCGCCGTCGAACTGCCGCATGATGAATTCGAACGCCGCCGCAAGGCGACCAACTACGAGTGGCCGCTACTCAACGCCGTTCTCGACGGGGTTTCGCGCGATGATTTAATGGCGGGACACCAAAGTAACCATCTCAGTCTGGCTTACGTAGAGGAGGAGGTTTTATCCGAAGTGCTGAACGCCTTTATTGCCCAGGCGCTGACGCAAAATATAAAAGTCTTTATCGCAGGCGATGCTCATTTATTAATGAAATAAAAACTGATTCGCTTATGTAATTTTTACGTTGTTAGCGATCCTGGCAAACATCCGCTTAATTCGTCTCTTTATCGCCCATAAAGAGCGGGTCAACGCGCATCTGTCCGGGCGGGCCTTTTGCTTGCCCGGACGAGAGAGGATTATATGTATCAGCAGCAACATATTGAATTTATTATCCAAAAGGCAAAGAAACGGCTCGACCTACAGGAAGCCCCCGGCTGTACCAAAGCGGGATGGCTAATGATCACCGCATTATTAATTGAGTCATGGGATATTTATTCCATGGCGTTTATCTTATTCGCCCTGAAAGATATTTATGAACCTAGCAGTTGGCTGCTCGGTTTTACCGCCGCCGGTACTCAGCTCGGCGCGGTTATCGGCGCGCTGCTCGGCGGCTGGCTGACCGACAAACTCGGACGGCGCAAAATTTTCCTCTGGTCGATGATCCTGTTCGCGATTTTCGCCGTGCTTCAGGGCCTGGCGCCCAATATGTACTGGCTGGCGATTATTCGCTGCCTCGCCGGGATCCCGGTGGGCGCGGACGTGGCCAACGGCTTTACCTACATCATGGAGGTGATGCCGAAAGGCAAGCGCGAAGTGATGGCGAACCGCTGGCAGTTTATGTTCGCGCTGGGAATTATCGCCGCTATCCTGCTGGTCACTACTCTGGTCGCGCTTGATGTTCACCCGGATATGATCTGGCGCATCGTGCTGGCGGTTCCGGCGATCCCTGCCTGTCTGCTGCTGTTTATGCGTCGGGAGTTACCGGAAACCCCAGCCTGGTTTGTGGAACGCGGCCGCTTTATCGAAGCTAAAAAAGCCTCCCGCGAATATTACGGCGAACAGGATGGCCGCCTGCTGGACGACATTCTACCCAACGAAAACGTCACTATCGCCGACCCGACGCTCAAAGAGACGTTGCACGATCTGTTCCGCCGCCCGTTTACCCGCCGCACAACCCTGTTCGGCTGGTTCTCCTGCGCCGTACAGTCGTTTGAAAACTATGCCTTCTCGTTCTTCCTACCGCTGATTCTCGTCACCATCGGTATTTCCGGACAGATTCAGAACAACCTCGCCCTGCTGGCGGTGAACTGCATCGCCGCGCTCTCGGCGTTCGTTGGCCCACTGCTGTTGCCGAAACTCGGCCATAAAGGGCTGAGCAAATACGGCTTCCTGCTGGTGACCATCGGTATCTCGATTTCGGCGTGGGGCGTCTATAGCAGCAGCTTCGCTTTTATCATCTTCGGCGCAGCGCTGATGCTATGGGGTCACTACTGGGACTCTGAAAGCGGGATGACGGTCATCTCCCTCGTGGCAAAACCGCGTTACCGCGGCGTGGCTTCCGGTATCGGCTACACCATCGTCAAGGTCACCGCCTTCGTCACGACTCTGGTATTCCCGGCCCTGTTTGAGGCAGTCGGCGTGCCAGTCGCCTCAATGATTATCGCTATCGCGCCGTTCTGCGCCTTCCTCGCCTCCATTTTCCTGCTGCCGGAAGTCTTCGGCCATGCGGTGGGCGACGAAAATGATCAAGAACATGACGCCAGCCCGGCAATCGTCCTGCAGGGTCATGAATCACCGGCCTCAACCTCTAAACATTAACCGCCCGGGCCGCAGAGGCGGCCCCCGCTGAACACATAAAGGAAGGAATCAGATGAACAGCACAAAAATGCCCGTGATTGAAAATATCGAACTGATGACCGCCCGCGTTCCGCTGCCGGAAGGCCCCTGGGGAGATCAGATTCACCACGTCACCGATATCGAAGTGGCGATTGTTGATGTCTACGGTTCAAACGGTCACGTTGGTACCGGCTTTAGCCACACTTCCGGCTGGTGTGGAAAAACCATCTCCGCGCTGATAGCCGAGATTATCCCGGACGTGATCGGCCAGCCGCTCTCGCCGCGCGGCCTGTGGCATCGTTCATATAAACACGTTCACGACGTCGGCGGCGCGGGCGTCACCACCCATGCTCTGGCAGCGCTGGATATTGCCTACTGGGATCTCCTGGGCAAAACCCTCAACGCGCCGATCATCGATATTATTGGCCGCGTTCGCGATCGCGTTCCGCTGTACGGCAGCGGCATCAACTTGCATCTGTCCATTGAGGAAGTGATCGACCAGGTCAAACGCTGGAAAAGCACCGGCTACCTGGCAGCGAAAGTGAAGGTCGGTAAACCGACGCTGGAAGAAGACGTGGAGCGGCTGCGCAAAATCCAGGAGGCCGTTCCAGGCTTCCCGCTGGCGGTTGACGCCAACCAGGGCTGGAACTTCCCGCAGGCGCTGCGCGCGTTCAAGCTGTTCGAGCCGCTCAATCTGTTATGGATTGAAGAGCCTCTGCCCTCCGACGATATCACCGGCCATCTCAAGCTTCGCGAACGCAGCACTACGCCTATCGCGCTGGGCGAAAACGTCTATAACTTAAACCAGTTCACGCAATACATCGAGAGCGGCTGTGCGGATTACATCCAGGCGGATCTCGGACGCGTCGGCGGGATCACCGGTTATCTGGATATCGCCGCCGTCGCCCGTGCGCACAACCTGCCGATGACGCCGCATTTTGTCATGGAGCTCAGCGCCAGCCTGCTGGCGACGGTACCGAATATCTCATACGCCGAAATGACCGACGGTGGACGCTGGAAGGATCTGCGCATTATCGCCGAGGCGGGCGAAGAGGTGGACGGCTACTACGTGCCGAGCGAACGACCAGGCCACGGCATCATTCTCGATCGTGACTATCTCGCAACACACAAAATCTAACCACTCAGTGATGGGGAAAGGACAATGGAAGACACGTTATTCTCAGTTAAAGACAAGGTCATCATTGTGACCGGCGGCCTTGGACAGCTGGGGGCGCAGTACGTGAAGACCTTACATGAGCGCGGCGCAAAGGTGGCGGCGCTAGCCACCCGTGTCGATGCCGCACGTATCGATCGCGTGCTAGGGGCGATAAAGGACTCCGACCGCCTGCTTTGCGCGGAAGTGAATATTACCGACAAAGCCAGTATTAACCGGGTTCTTGATAGCATCGAAGCAAAATGGGGCGTGCCGGATGGTCTGGTAAACAATGCAGGTGTTGATACCCAGCCCAGCGCGCCGCCGGAAGTGTCCGGCCCGTTTGAGGAGTTTCCGGAAGAGGTATTCCGCGAAGTGGTGGAAGTGAATCTGGTCGGCACCTTCCTGATGACTCAGCAGGTTGGCAAGCGTATGAAACTGGCCGGCAAAGGCGGTTCGATTATCAACGTCGGCTCGATCTACGGCGTGGTCTCCCCGGTGCAGGATATCTATAGCTATAAAAAAGAGGACACCGGCATTCCTTTCGTTAAACCGGTGGCCTATTCGGCGGCAAAATCCGGGCTGTATAACTTTACCCGCTACTGCGCTACCTACTGGGGCCGCGACGGCATTCGCGTCAATACCCTGACCCTTTCCGGCGTTGAGCGTAGCGACCAGGATCCGCGTTTTCAGAAAAACTACACCAACCGTATTCCGATTGGACGGATGGCAAAACCCCATGAGTACAACGGTGCGGTGGTGTTCCTGCTCTCCGACGCGTCGGTCTATATGACCGGCTCCAACGTGGTGGTGGATGGAGGCTGGACCGCATGGTAAACGATAAATGGCAGGTTTTCCGCGGCATTATCTCCGCCGTGGTGACGCCGATGCACGCCGACGAGTCGGTAAACTATGCGGCGCTGGACACCCTCGCCCGCGCCCAGCTGGCGCGCGGGGTTGAAGGCTTTTACTGCTGCGGCTCCTCCGGAGAGGGGCCGTTACTGCGTTTCGATGAGCGCAGGCAGGTGCTGGCAACGCTGGTACAGGCGGCGGAGGGCAAAGTGCCGGTGATCTCCCACGTCGGAACACCGCGCACCCGGGATGCCGTCGAGCTGGCAAAAAGCGCCGAGCAGGACGGGGCCAGCGCGGTATCGCTGGTGCCGCCCTACTACTACAAATATAGCCGCGAGGAGATTATCGCCTACTACCGTCGGGTACTGGACGCCATTTCGATTCCGGTGATTTTGTATAATATTCCGCAGTTTACCGGCGTCGAGCTTGACCATCAGACCGCCGAAGCGCTGCTCGGCGACGAGCAGGTGCTGGGGGTGAAGCACACTTCGCATAACCTCTACTCGCTGGAGCGGATGATCGCCCGCTATCCGGACAAAGTGTTCTTTAACGGTTTCGATGAGATCTTCCTTTCCAGCCTCGCGGCAGGTGCGACGGCCACCGTCGGCACCACGGTCAACCTCCAGCCGGAGTTGTTTCTCGCTCTGCGCAGCGCGTTTAAGCAGGGCGATATCGCCCGGGCGCAGCGCTTACAGCAGCAGATTAACGAAGTCGTGGAAAACCTGGTGGCGCGCGGCGTGTTTCAGTCGGCGAAGTATCTTGCCGGTAAAGAGACCGTCGAAACAGGACCAACCCGCGAGCCGTTTGTGGCGCTGACGGCGGCGCAGAAAGGGGAGCTGGATGAACTCTATCTGCGCTTACGGGGGTATATCGCCGATGCCCGGCAATGACAGGCTGTGTACCCAGAACCGCCTGAACGATAGCGCCGTTTGCCAGCAGGTGGCGCTGTTTTTACAGGAGACCGAAGGCGATGCACAGACCAAGGGCCTGGCGATAGCGGTGGTGGGGCCGGAGGGCGAGTTTATCGCTTTCGGCGCACACGCTCGCTGTCCGCCGCTGCCGCGTCAGCTGGCACAGCGCAAGGCCTGGACTGCCCTGCGCTTTCGCCGTCCGACGGCAAGGCTTGCGGAAGAAGTCAACGTTGGCACTCTACGGCTGGAGATGTTTCACGACCCGCAGCTGCTGGCAATGCCGGGCGGCGCGCCGGTGATGCTTGATGGGCTGGCGATAGGCGGCGTTGGGATCAGCGGCCTGCCGCCGGAGTTAGACGCCGAGTTGGCAGCACAGTTTGTTCAGCGCCTGATTGCGTAATCGTTCCCGGAGGCGGTGCTGCGCACCTGTCCGGGCTACGCGTCATATGCCAGCTCCGACGCTCTTTCCCCCCTCTCTCTTCCTGGGAGAGGGTCTTTTCCGACCCCCACTTAACTCCGTTGATTTTCCACCGACAAAGGGCGGTGAATGAGCGTCATCGGCACCGTGATCTTCACGTCGGCATTTTCGCCCTGCAGCTTCTGCTGCATCAGATGAAACGCGTGCTGGGCCCAGGCGTCTTCGTCCTGACGCATCGACCACACCGCATTCGGCAGGAACCCTAACATTTGATGTTCATCGAAGGTGCCTATCGGGATATCCGACGGAATAAAACCATATGTTTCCCGCAGCGCGCTCAGGGTCCCTTCCAGAATCGGCAACGATGAGGCGATAAATGCCTTCGGCGGCTCCCGATGCTGGCGGAGAAAATCGAGCATCAGCTGCTTACCCTCTTCCTGACGGTTATGGCTGGCCGACAAAATCCACTCTTTCCCGGCGGGCAGTTCGCTCAGGTAGCCCTGCAAACGACGCTGGATCGACGGCTGCTGGGTATCCCCGGCGATAAAAAAAATCGGCGAAACGTCTACTGCCTGGGTCATCGCCTGCACCAGCTTTTTACTGCCGTTGTAGTTATCACTCACCACCAGCGATACGTCGCTCTCACCAAAATCGCGGTCGAGCAGCACCAGCGGCCGCTTACGCGCCACCTTCTGATGATGCAACTGCGTTTCCCGGGTAGAAGGCACCACAAAGAGCCCATCGACATTACGCGCCAGCAGGCCTTCAACCAGACTGTTTTCATGCTCGCTGTCGCTGTAGGTACAGGCGATCATTAGTTGATACCCTGCCTGACGGCAGCAGGCTTCCAGCTTTTCCGCCAGGGTGGAGAAAAACAGGTTCGACAGGCGTGGGATCACCAGCCCTAAGGTCTCGGTTTTATTCAGCTTCAGGCTGCGGGCGATATGGTTAACGACCAGCCCATTCTCAGCAACGTAATCATTAATACGCTGCTGCGTTTTGGCGCTGATGCGATACTGCTCAGCTTTGCCACCTAGCACGAGGCGCACGGTGGTAATCGAGATTTCCAGCGCCCTGGCGACTTGCTCAACGGTTTTGGCCATAAACTCATTTTCCATAACGAACAGAACGGCTTAATCATAAACTAATTCGAGTTAGCAATACATTAGCTGAGCTGTTATTTTGAACAATGCGTCAACATGGCGAGTTAATGACAATTATTGTGCTGGTATTTGCGCCGGTCAACGACCTGCGCAAGCGAATCAGGGCAGCATTTTACCGCGCACGACCACTTTACCCGGTTTGCTCTCCGGGTCAGTCACCCGGCGAATCGCCAGATTCAGCGCCTGCCAGGCGATCTCCTGCAGATCGTGAGAAACGCAGGGAAAATGGAAACCGTAGATCCCGGCATGGGAGACTTCATCAATGCTGAACAGAGAGACCTGTTGCTTAAGATCTAATTGATGCTCAAGGCAGGCTTTGATAATCCCCAGCGAGATCTGGTTATTGCAGCCGACGAAAAAATCCGGCGCCGGGTTGTTAGCCAACCAACGGCTGGTCTCCTGCCACGCGATATCCATAAAGAAGTCCGCATACAGGACTTCGAAAGATTCAACTTTCCCCAGCAGCGCCGCCTGTAGACCCGTGACCCTCTCCCTGGCGACATTGGAGTTTTCCGGCCCGGAGACCACCACCACGCGCTGCGCTTTCTGCTCCAGCAGCCAGCGACCAGCCTGCAGGCCGCAGTCGAGATTATCGATATAGACCCCGCTACAGTGGCGGTCATCAAGCTCCCTGTCCACCAGCACCACCGGAATATTGAGCATTTCCAGCCGCTTAAGATAGGACGGACGATACTGATGATCGTTGGAGATCACCGACAAAATGATCGCATCGACGTTATAGCCGATCAGCTTTTCGATAATCCGATCTTCGCTCTCCTGAGATTCATAGGAGTCGAACACCAGCGTGTCGTAGCCCATCTTTTGCGCTTCGAGGGTGATAAGCCGCGTCAGGCCACCAAAAAAGGGGTTGGCCATATCGGGATTGACGATACCGATGGTTTTGCTGGTTTTCGCCCGCAGATTGCGCGCGGCAGCATTGACTACATAGCCAAGGCTGGCCGCCGTTTCGCGAATGCGCTGCAGCGTTTCCGGATGCACTTTGTCCGGCTGAGAAAATGCCCGCGAGGCAGTAATTTTACTGACGTTTGCCTGCGCGGCGACGCTAGCCAGCGTCGCCTTCCGTCCACGACCGACTGCCAAATGCAGCTCCTTAGTTAAAAAGCATCATTTTGTATCATTTACGTTATCATGACAGAACTCTCACTATGATGCTAACACTTTACTCCAGCCAGACGATTTACTCTGGGATCGGTAAAAACATCCAGTTCATCGCGGCTTTCGGAAGAAAACTCCGATACCACTGCCCCATGCTCTCCGGCCTGAAACCAGTGGCGGGTGTTGGGCGCGATAGTGTACTGCTCACCGGGGCGAAGTCGAATGTAGCGATCGCAGGTATACCACGCCTCACTGCCTTCCGGGACCTGACATATCGGTTCGCCGCTGGCGTCATTCGGCGTCAGGCTAGGGTCGTCGACAAACAGATAAACCTCACCCCAGCGGCAGCGGAAGGTTTCCTGCTTACCGGGCGTCCCGGCGAAAGGCGGGTGCAAATGCTCCGGACACGTCTGGCGTGGAAACAGCACCAGCTCTTTGGCGCAGTAGCGCGGCGAGTTGGTGTACGTCAGAAGCTGCAGGCCGGAAAGCGGGTAGTCAGGCAAACCAAATGTCGCAATTTCAATATGTTGCCTTTCCTCGTTCGTTAAAACGATCTCAGCTAATTGCAGGAAATGAAGCGTGCGTTGAACGGCATCAGTCGGTGTATTCATCGTATCCTCTGTTTTTAAAACGGTATCGTTAACACTACCGCCAGCAT is part of the Klebsiella huaxiensis genome and encodes:
- a CDS encoding signal transduction protein, whose product is MLNLTLPAEAEFITPKSGEVLMVTNADLREPANVTCWPTQKLFEQRLEAALETLGYRLRRAHPVNESRGHGFISSQKEGSDLFAQIDPDAPVIVLLTAWQYSHHLAPSLVHHRGPILLLANFDGTWPGLVGMLCMAGCLTSLERNYSRLWSETFADDAFIRGLETWLRDGHLSHKLGYLHPVAPSAPLLASEAGQIGVKVGQSILKHKAIVGLFDTFCMGMINGVFPQKAMIDVGMPVESLSQSALLVEMNKVPAALREACLDWYETRGMQFKFGPDSAQDLTREQVLEQCAMMIAMARFVKRFGLTAVGVQYQQGLKDSCAASDFAEGAIGNAERFPIPDEHGEIICPDAPIPCINEVDMGSAIPQVMLAKLLGALGMESETTLHDIRWGSEYNGTFYWDLEISGAVPFAHLKGGIAGATGYRQPPMFFPYGGSTIAGQGKAGRFIWARAHYEGTQVILHIGTGTAVELPHDEFERRRKATNYEWPLLNAVLDGVSRDDLMAGHQSNHLSLAYVEEEVLSEVLNAFIAQALTQNIKVFIAGDAHLLMK
- a CDS encoding MFS transporter; translation: MYQQQHIEFIIQKAKKRLDLQEAPGCTKAGWLMITALLIESWDIYSMAFILFALKDIYEPSSWLLGFTAAGTQLGAVIGALLGGWLTDKLGRRKIFLWSMILFAIFAVLQGLAPNMYWLAIIRCLAGIPVGADVANGFTYIMEVMPKGKREVMANRWQFMFALGIIAAILLVTTLVALDVHPDMIWRIVLAVPAIPACLLLFMRRELPETPAWFVERGRFIEAKKASREYYGEQDGRLLDDILPNENVTIADPTLKETLHDLFRRPFTRRTTLFGWFSCAVQSFENYAFSFFLPLILVTIGISGQIQNNLALLAVNCIAALSAFVGPLLLPKLGHKGLSKYGFLLVTIGISISAWGVYSSSFAFIIFGAALMLWGHYWDSESGMTVISLVAKPRYRGVASGIGYTIVKVTAFVTTLVFPALFEAVGVPVASMIIAIAPFCAFLASIFLLPEVFGHAVGDENDQEHDASPAIVLQGHESPASTSKH
- a CDS encoding mandelate racemase/muconate lactonizing enzyme family protein, yielding MNSTKMPVIENIELMTARVPLPEGPWGDQIHHVTDIEVAIVDVYGSNGHVGTGFSHTSGWCGKTISALIAEIIPDVIGQPLSPRGLWHRSYKHVHDVGGAGVTTHALAALDIAYWDLLGKTLNAPIIDIIGRVRDRVPLYGSGINLHLSIEEVIDQVKRWKSTGYLAAKVKVGKPTLEEDVERLRKIQEAVPGFPLAVDANQGWNFPQALRAFKLFEPLNLLWIEEPLPSDDITGHLKLRERSTTPIALGENVYNLNQFTQYIESGCADYIQADLGRVGGITGYLDIAAVARAHNLPMTPHFVMELSASLLATVPNISYAEMTDGGRWKDLRIIAEAGEEVDGYYVPSERPGHGIILDRDYLATHKI
- a CDS encoding OprD family outer membrane porin — encoded protein: MKINTITVAIMMLAIPTSVWSSTTKNSIQERDMVNTVLDDPLFSQSHMSLSFKNYWKYLKEEETEPKKVHNAWGQGVAVDYQSGYFADIIGFDATYYGAMKLGASDYFNSRGVLYNDGSGNKKSNAEGFSKIGQRNVKLQYRLEDINLNARWGWQTMKNYGVISNSTRLSPTTYLGWTGAVNYGPFTLRGAYIESSMDRNSPDKKRFQTNSGQYINHIASGDILWQSELLNMQYAYGESDNYLRRHILFTNLKPMKALNIGTQVYATHALDEYKNMPANKRDFDDDAWHIAMDVKWQADNWSTKWGLGYTDANKANEVGFYPRHMSKNSRGTFTSMAYAGNDYMRDGELVLSNMSDYNLTPELAIGLAGNIAQFNYRGNHVRTGEINAFSRWVPTHPRLKNLTVWAMFGPGWSYKMNGKTPVLTDGHYSRANSLSSEVIIEYKFNLF
- a CDS encoding MFS transporter, translating into MTMLTSPAIAPAKDEQTSLQKHERRKLITVLGSGLSGTTIEFYDFFIYGTAAALVFPSLFFPNLSPLMALLVSFLTLSITFVSRPIGAIVFGHYGDKIGRKKSLVLSLMIMGISTFCIGLIPSYDTIGNAAPLILIFLRLCQGFAIGGEWGGATTLITEYAPRNRRGFFGTFVQLGNVLGLFIATAVFALVVMLPEDDLMSWGWRVPFLLSIALLFVGMFIRSRIEETPVFQENQKQQQNAPKAAEQQFPILAVLKHHRKAVFLAMGMRMGEIVLGWLTVAFFMSYVTRELNFTRETALNGLLLASFVGIFTFPFFGWLSDKIGRRPVYLAGAAITLIFAFPLFWMIDSGSVKMFMFATTFCYSIGLGMMFSVQPAFFSELFDTSVRYTGVSLGFQLANIVGGLTPMIGTLLLVWSGGESWPISLFLACMALITILCVCVTRESYNDELNDVKK
- a CDS encoding SDR family oxidoreductase, with product MEDTLFSVKDKVIIVTGGLGQLGAQYVKTLHERGAKVAALATRVDAARIDRVLGAIKDSDRLLCAEVNITDKASINRVLDSIEAKWGVPDGLVNNAGVDTQPSAPPEVSGPFEEFPEEVFREVVEVNLVGTFLMTQQVGKRMKLAGKGGSIINVGSIYGVVSPVQDIYSYKKEDTGIPFVKPVAYSAAKSGLYNFTRYCATYWGRDGIRVNTLTLSGVERSDQDPRFQKNYTNRIPIGRMAKPHEYNGAVVFLLSDASVYMTGSNVVVDGGWTAW